From the genome of Methylomonas sp. UP202, one region includes:
- the mreD gene encoding rod shape-determining protein MreD — MSGHNALALIYFVVTVAGAMVLRVMGLFPGMEVFNPDWVVLVLIYWSIALPERFGVFSAWWIGLLTDVLTGRLLGQYALIYPLICYFSINEHRRLRQFPMVQQCLFVLFCLLGSQSVIFAIESIKAGNRLPLSFWYPALSGALVWPLVFYLLRFIRVMARLD; from the coding sequence ATGTCGGGCCATAACGCGCTGGCTTTGATTTATTTCGTCGTCACGGTAGCCGGTGCGATGGTGCTGCGGGTGATGGGGCTGTTTCCGGGGATGGAAGTGTTCAATCCGGACTGGGTGGTGTTGGTTTTGATCTATTGGTCGATCGCGCTGCCGGAACGCTTCGGCGTATTCAGCGCTTGGTGGATAGGGCTGTTGACCGATGTACTGACCGGGCGCTTGCTGGGTCAGTACGCGTTGATTTATCCGTTGATTTGCTACTTCAGCATCAACGAACACCGGCGGCTGAGACAGTTTCCGATGGTTCAGCAATGCCTGTTCGTACTGTTTTGCCTGCTCGGTTCGCAAAGCGTGATTTTCGCGATCGAAAGCATCAAGGCGGGTAATCGCTTGCCGTTGTCGTTTTGGTATCCGGCGCTGAGCGGGGCGCTGGTCTGGCCGTTGGTGTTTTATCTGCTGCGCTTTATCCGGGTCATGGCGCGCCTCGACTGA
- a CDS encoding rod shape-determining protein has product MFKRIRGLFSNDLSIDLGTANTLIYVPGQGIVLNEPSVVAIKEDKIRGQKTIAAIGADAKNMLGRTPGNITAIRPLKDGVIADFAVTERMLRFFIKKVHENKLLRPSPRILICVPCGSTQVERRAIRESAAMAGAREVYLIEEPMSAAVGAGLPVDAAHGSMVLDIGGGTSEVAVISLNGIVYSASVRIGGDRFDDAIISYVRRNYGTLIGEATAEKIKHEIGAAYPGSEVREMQVTGRNLAEGVPRSFSLNSNEILEALQEPLSGIVSAVKVALEQTPPELGADVASRGIVLTGGGALLKDIDRLISEETGLPVYIADDPLTCVARGGGMVLEMLDARGASAFSLE; this is encoded by the coding sequence ATGTTCAAAAGAATTCGTGGCCTTTTTTCCAATGATCTGTCTATCGACTTGGGAACGGCAAATACGCTGATTTATGTTCCGGGCCAGGGAATCGTATTGAATGAGCCGTCCGTCGTCGCGATTAAGGAGGACAAGATCCGCGGCCAGAAAACCATCGCCGCGATCGGCGCCGACGCTAAAAATATGTTGGGCCGCACGCCCGGTAACATCACCGCGATCCGGCCCTTGAAAGACGGTGTGATCGCCGATTTTGCCGTAACCGAACGCATGTTGCGGTTTTTCATTAAAAAGGTGCATGAAAACAAACTGCTGCGGCCCAGTCCGCGCATTCTGATTTGCGTGCCCTGCGGTTCGACTCAGGTCGAGCGGCGGGCGATTCGCGAGTCGGCGGCGATGGCTGGCGCTCGCGAAGTGTATTTGATCGAGGAACCGATGTCCGCCGCGGTCGGGGCCGGTTTGCCGGTCGATGCGGCACACGGTTCGATGGTGCTGGATATCGGCGGCGGCACTTCGGAAGTCGCGGTCATTTCATTGAACGGTATCGTCTATTCGGCGTCGGTGCGGATCGGCGGCGACCGTTTCGACGACGCGATCATCAGCTACGTGCGCCGCAACTACGGCACGCTGATCGGCGAAGCCACCGCCGAGAAAATCAAGCATGAAATCGGCGCGGCTTATCCCGGTAGCGAAGTTCGCGAAATGCAAGTCACCGGCCGCAATCTGGCCGAAGGCGTGCCGCGCAGTTTTTCATTGAACAGCAACGAAATTCTGGAAGCCTTGCAGGAGCCTTTATCCGGTATCGTCAGTGCCGTCAAGGTCGCGCTGGAACAAACCCCGCCGGAATTGGGCGCCGATGTCGCTAGCCGAGGTATCGTCCTGACCGGCGGTGGCGCCTTGCTGAAAGACATCGATCGCTTGATTTCCGAGGAAACCGGCTTGCCGGTATACATTGCCGACGATCCGCTTACCTGCGTCGCTCGCGGCGGCGGCATGGTGTTGGAGATGCTGGACGCCCGAGGCGCCTCGGCATTTTCGCTGGAATAG
- the mrdA gene encoding penicillin-binding protein 2, protein MDRKFAIKDPLAESRLFLSRIVTAFILIIVLMIGLVVRLVYLQVVGHEHYAMLSKDNRIKIAPLPPTRGVIYDRKGRMLAENVPTYSLELIPEQIGNLDDTLKRLQQLLNIPDEKIEAFQKLRKRNKSFTSTALLQNLTDEDVAKFAVVRPYFPGVDVYARLVRHYPYGDLTSHVVGYVGRINEQELKTLPSVMYRGTDHIGKTGIEKTYEEHLLGTAGYEEIETNAQARAVNTVATVEPVAGSNIYLTLDIDIQKIAYDALVEFNGAAVAIEVKTGAVLAFVSRPGFDPNPFVSGISGKDYKALQESPDQPLYNRALRGLYPPGSTVKPFLGLAGLEYGVIDFGHRLFCPGYYKLPNVDHKYRDWKKWGHGMVDMNEAITQSCDVYFYDLALALGIDKMHEFMDKFGFGRKTGIDLVGEIDGLMPSKAWKRHYRNQAWFPGETLITGIGQGYTQVTPLQLAHATATLANGGKVITPHLVHSIISADYADRIEGKADRIIPLKPQNVENVIRAMTNVVHGARGTAGRLAKAINYQIAGKTGTAQVFTVKQEEKYNEDAIDFKMRDHALFIAFAPVHDPQIAVAVIAEHGGHGGSVAAPIAGEIIDAYLNQKKDSSP, encoded by the coding sequence ATGGACAGAAAATTCGCGATCAAGGACCCGCTGGCGGAAAGCCGTCTGTTTCTAAGTCGTATCGTCACGGCCTTTATCCTGATTATCGTGTTGATGATCGGGCTGGTGGTGCGGCTGGTTTACCTACAAGTGGTCGGTCACGAACATTACGCGATGCTGTCCAAGGACAATCGCATCAAGATCGCGCCGTTGCCGCCGACGCGCGGCGTCATTTATGATCGCAAGGGTCGGATGTTGGCCGAAAACGTGCCGACTTACAGCCTGGAGCTGATACCGGAGCAGATTGGCAACCTCGACGACACTTTGAAGCGTCTACAGCAACTGCTGAACATTCCCGACGAAAAAATCGAGGCGTTTCAAAAACTGCGTAAGCGCAACAAATCGTTTACCAGTACGGCCTTGCTGCAAAATCTGACCGACGAAGATGTCGCCAAATTCGCGGTCGTCCGACCGTATTTTCCCGGCGTCGACGTCTACGCTCGCTTGGTGCGCCACTATCCTTACGGCGACTTGACGTCCCACGTGGTCGGTTACGTCGGGCGGATCAACGAGCAGGAGTTGAAGACCCTGCCTTCCGTCATGTACCGCGGGACGGACCATATCGGCAAGACCGGCATCGAGAAGACCTACGAGGAACATCTGCTCGGTACCGCCGGTTACGAGGAAATCGAAACCAACGCTCAAGCCAGGGCGGTCAATACCGTGGCGACGGTCGAGCCGGTCGCAGGATCGAATATCTATCTGACACTGGATATCGACATACAAAAGATTGCCTACGACGCATTGGTCGAGTTCAACGGCGCGGCGGTGGCGATAGAAGTCAAAACCGGCGCGGTGTTGGCTTTTGTTAGCCGGCCGGGTTTCGATCCTAATCCCTTCGTTTCCGGCATCTCCGGCAAGGACTACAAGGCTTTGCAGGAATCGCCGGACCAGCCCTTGTACAACCGGGCGCTACGCGGACTATATCCGCCCGGTTCGACGGTCAAGCCGTTTTTAGGCTTGGCCGGGCTGGAGTACGGCGTCATCGACTTCGGCCACCGGCTGTTTTGTCCCGGCTACTACAAGTTGCCCAACGTCGACCATAAATACCGCGACTGGAAGAAGTGGGGGCACGGGATGGTCGACATGAACGAAGCGATCACCCAATCCTGCGACGTGTATTTTTACGATCTGGCGCTGGCGCTGGGTATCGATAAGATGCATGAGTTCATGGACAAATTCGGTTTCGGTCGCAAGACCGGTATCGATCTGGTGGGCGAAATCGACGGCTTGATGCCGTCCAAGGCTTGGAAACGCCACTACCGCAATCAGGCCTGGTTTCCGGGCGAGACCCTGATTACCGGGATCGGTCAGGGCTACACCCAAGTTACGCCCTTGCAATTGGCTCACGCCACCGCAACTCTGGCCAACGGCGGCAAGGTCATTACGCCGCATTTGGTACATAGCATCATCAGCGCCGATTATGCCGATCGGATCGAAGGCAAGGCCGACCGGATCATTCCGCTGAAACCGCAAAATGTCGAGAACGTCATTCGGGCGATGACCAACGTGGTACATGGCGCGCGCGGTACCGCCGGGCGGCTGGCCAAGGCCATCAATTATCAGATCGCCGGCAAGACCGGTACCGCCCAGGTGTTTACCGTCAAACAGGAAGAGAAATATAACGAGGACGCGATCGACTTCAAAATGCGCGACCATGCCTTGTTCATCGCATTCGCCCCGGTGCACGATCCGCAGATCGCCGTCGCGGTGATCGCCGAACACGGCGGTCACGGCGGTTCGGTGGCGGCGCCGATCGCCGGTGAAATTATCGATGCTTATCTGAACCAGAAAAAGGACAGTTCGCCATGA
- the rodA gene encoding rod shape-determining protein RodA, whose translation MRNEMRNEQFQAPSLLGNLLRKLHIDIPLFIGLLLILALSFVILYSAGGQEMAMLVRHASRMGLAIVLMIVLAHINPRQFQTFSVALFSVCVLLLLAVAVIGQISMGAQRWLDLGFFRFQPSEFTKISAPMMVAWYLSEHALPPKPKHLLAAGILLLVPVLLIAKQPDLGTALLVASSGAAVLFFAGLSWWVMLGAVAVLGALTPVMWHFMREYQRSRVLTFINPEADPMGAGYHIIQSKIAIGSGGVDGKGWLGSSQAELDFLPESSTDFIFAVFAEEFGLFGCVGLLLMYLLVISRCFYIAVQAQDTYSRLLAGSLSFTFFVYVFVNIGMVIGVLPVVGVPLPLVSYGGTSMVTLMAGFGILMSIHTHRKLLPV comes from the coding sequence ATGAGAAACGAAATGCGCAACGAACAATTTCAAGCGCCGTCTTTGCTTGGCAACCTGCTGCGCAAGCTGCATATCGACATCCCGCTGTTCATCGGTTTGTTGCTGATTCTGGCGCTCAGCTTCGTGATTTTGTACAGCGCCGGCGGGCAGGAAATGGCGATGTTGGTGCGTCATGCCAGCCGGATGGGCTTGGCCATTGTATTGATGATCGTGCTGGCTCACATCAACCCCCGGCAATTTCAGACTTTCTCGGTCGCTTTGTTTTCGGTGTGCGTGCTGTTGTTGCTGGCGGTGGCGGTGATCGGCCAAATTAGCATGGGCGCTCAGCGCTGGCTGGACTTGGGCTTTTTTCGCTTCCAGCCGTCGGAGTTTACCAAGATCAGCGCGCCGATGATGGTGGCCTGGTATTTGTCCGAGCACGCCTTGCCGCCTAAACCCAAGCATCTGTTGGCGGCCGGGATATTGTTGTTGGTGCCGGTGCTATTGATCGCTAAGCAGCCTGACTTGGGCACGGCTCTGCTGGTCGCCAGTTCCGGGGCCGCGGTGTTATTCTTCGCGGGCCTGTCGTGGTGGGTCATGTTGGGGGCGGTGGCGGTGTTGGGCGCGCTGACCCCGGTCATGTGGCACTTCATGCGCGAGTACCAGCGCAGCCGGGTCTTGACTTTCATCAATCCCGAGGCCGACCCGATGGGGGCCGGCTACCATATTATTCAGTCCAAAATCGCGATCGGTTCCGGCGGCGTGGACGGCAAGGGCTGGCTGGGCAGCAGTCAGGCCGAGCTGGATTTTTTGCCGGAAAGTTCCACCGACTTTATTTTCGCGGTTTTCGCCGAAGAATTCGGTCTGTTTGGCTGCGTCGGTTTGCTGTTGATGTATCTACTGGTCATCAGCCGCTGCTTTTACATTGCCGTGCAAGCCCAGGATACCTATTCCCGGTTGTTGGCCGGCAGTTTGTCCTTCACCTTCTTCGTTTACGTGTTCGTCAACATCGGCATGGTGATCGGCGTGTTGCCGGTGGTTGGAGTGCCGCTACCCTTGGTCAGTTATGGCGGCACCTCGATGGTGACGCTGATGGCCGGTTTCGGCATTCTGATGTCGATACACACTCATCGCAAGTTGTTGCCGGTTTGA
- the gatC gene encoding Asp-tRNA(Asn)/Glu-tRNA(Gln) amidotransferase subunit GatC: protein MSLTANDVKKIAYLARLGIEESQVEHYAKDLSNMLDLMTRMGQTDTAGIAPMAHPLDQTQRLRADTAVETNQRAHFQAIAPQTEAGLYLVPKVIE from the coding sequence ATGTCGTTAACGGCTAATGACGTTAAAAAAATCGCCTATCTGGCACGCTTGGGAATCGAGGAATCGCAGGTCGAACATTACGCCAAAGACCTATCCAACATGCTGGATTTAATGACCCGGATGGGGCAAACCGACACCGCCGGCATCGCTCCGATGGCGCATCCGCTCGACCAAACCCAACGCCTGCGCGCCGATACCGCCGTCGAGACCAACCAACGAGCGCATTTTCAAGCCATCGCCCCGCAAACCGAAGCCGGACTTTATCTGGTCCCGAAA
- the mreC gene encoding rod shape-determining protein MreC → MLFAKGPSLNTRLLVAVLLSVALLVVDYRSQRLNMLRSLLAMATYPLQMLASLPIDAYHDLSDSVISYVELQKENRRLKEQQFVNDAKLLKLAALEKENTRLRMLLENSFQLGEQVLVAELVSVKLAPYEHTVVVNKGSRFGVHPEQPVLDASGIVGQVVRTMPSSSEVMLITDPDHAIPVQVNRNGLRTIAFGTGQPNRLHLPFLANNADIVPGDLLVTSGLGGVFPAGYPVAVVDKFEARPDKSFANIYATPKAELDKSREFLIVWSDSTPVVLGEPVKSETAEQPAPVAAKPKDAKHVGP, encoded by the coding sequence CTGCTATTCGCCAAAGGCCCTTCGCTGAATACCCGTCTGTTGGTCGCGGTATTGCTTTCGGTTGCGCTGTTGGTGGTCGATTACCGCAGCCAACGCTTGAACATGCTGCGCTCGCTGTTGGCGATGGCGACCTACCCCTTGCAAATGCTGGCCAGCCTGCCCATCGACGCTTACCATGATTTGTCCGATTCGGTGATTTCCTATGTCGAACTACAAAAAGAGAATCGCCGGCTGAAGGAGCAGCAGTTCGTCAACGACGCCAAGTTGTTGAAACTCGCGGCCCTGGAGAAGGAAAACACCCGGCTACGCATGTTGCTTGAGAATTCGTTTCAACTTGGCGAGCAAGTGCTGGTGGCCGAATTGGTGTCGGTTAAACTGGCGCCCTACGAGCATACCGTCGTCGTCAACAAAGGCTCCCGCTTCGGCGTGCATCCCGAACAACCGGTGTTGGATGCCAGCGGTATCGTCGGCCAGGTGGTCCGCACGATGCCGTCCAGCTCGGAAGTGATGTTGATCACCGATCCCGATCACGCGATCCCGGTTCAGGTCAATCGCAACGGCCTGCGGACGATAGCCTTCGGCACCGGGCAACCCAACCGGCTGCATCTGCCGTTTTTAGCGAATAACGCCGACATCGTACCCGGCGACCTGTTGGTCACGTCCGGTTTGGGCGGCGTGTTTCCGGCCGGTTATCCGGTCGCGGTAGTCGATAAATTCGAGGCTAGACCGGACAAATCGTTCGCCAATATCTATGCCACGCCGAAAGCGGAGCTGGATAAGAGTCGGGAGTTTTTGATCGTTTGGAGCGATTCGACGCCGGTCGTTTTGGGCGAGCCGGTCAAATCGGAAACCGCTGAGCAGCCGGCGCCGGTCGCCGCGAAACCCAAGGATGCCAAACATGTCGGGCCATAA